A window from Triticum aestivum cultivar Chinese Spring chromosome 6D, IWGSC CS RefSeq v2.1, whole genome shotgun sequence encodes these proteins:
- the LOC123143488 gene encoding protein Rf1, mitochondrial has translation MSVSTSSRRLMVQAQAASGGERRQRRRRRPLLLRDSGQVGAMSRRMVRRVLERNIEERYRAGHIGTEDALHLFDELLQVAGPSSTRAINCLLYVVGRDCPALGVSLFNRVARAKVPPHNVTYSILIGCCCHAGRLDLGFAAMGNIIKLGFAAEAMFSFSHLLRAVCAENKTSYAMDIALRRMPEFNCTPNVFSYSILLKGLCVEKRSQEALELIHMMVDAGGSCQPNVVSYSTVVDGLLKEGEVNKAYSLLCEMLHQGISPNVVTYSSIIFSMCKVQAMDKAEEVLQQMFDTGILPNITTYNSLIHGYYSSGQCEEVVRIFKKMSRNGVQPDIATYNIQMDYLCKSRRFAEARTIFDSMAGKDQKPNVTSCSILLHAYAMEQSFHDMHCLIELMVENGIAPDHSVYNILIVVYAKGKMVDEVMHIFTKMRQQGLNPNAANYGTVINLQYWPNG, from the exons ATGTCGGTGTCAACCAGTTCGCGCCGCTTGATG GTTCAGGCGCAGGCTGCATCAGGCGgtgagcggcggcagcggcggcggcggcgtcctctcCTGTTGCGAGATTCAGGCCAGGTGGGGGCTATGAGCCGCCGCATGGTCCGACGCGTCTTGGAGCGGAACATCGAGGAGCGGTACCGCGCGGGGCACATTGGCACCGAGGACGCACTCCACCTGTTCGACGAATTGCTCCAGGTTGCCGGGCCCTCCTCGACCCGCGCCATCAACTGCCTCCTCTACGTTGTCGGCCGTGATTGCCCTGCTCTCGGCGTCTCCCTCTTCAACCGGGTCGCAAGAGCCAAGGTGCCCCCACACAATGTCACCTACAGCATCCTCATCGGCTGCTGCTGCCATGCGGGCCGGTTAGACCTCGGTTTCGCCGCCATGGGCAACATCATTAAGCTGGGTTTTGCGGCTGAAGCCATGTTCAGTTTCAGCCACCTACTCAGGGCCGTCTGCGCGGAGAACAAGACCAGCTATGCAATGGACATCGCACTCCGGCGAATGCCCGAGTTTAACTGCACACCGAATGTTTTCTCCTATAGCATTCTTCTCAAAGGTCTCTGTGTTGAGAAGAGAAGTCAAGAGGCTCTTGAGCTTATTCACATGATGGTCGATGCTGGAGGTAGCTGCCAACCTAATGTGGTGTCCTATAGCACTGTAGTTGATGGCCTGTTGAAAGAGGGTGAGGTGAACAAAGCTTACAGCTTACTTTGTGAAATGCTACATCAGGGGATTTCACCGAATGTTGTGACGTATAGCTCAATCATCTTTAGCATGTGCAAGGTTCAAGCAATGGATAAGGCCGAGGAGGTCCTTCAACAGATGTTTGATACAGGTATTCTGCCAAATATTACTACATATAATAGTCTGATACACGGATATTATTCATCAGGACAGTGCGAAGAGGTGGTTCGTATTTTCAAGAAAATGTCTAGGAATGGTGTTCAGCCAGATATTGCAACTTACAACATACAGATGGATTATCTTTGCAAGAGTAGAAGATTTGCGGAAGCTAGAACTATTTTTGATTCTATGGCCGGTAAGGACCAAAAACCGAATGTTACTAGCTGCAGTATTCTGCTTCATGCGTATGCTATGGAACAGTCATTCCATGATATGCATTGTCTCATTGAATTGATGGTAGAAAATGGTATTGCACCAGATCATTCTGTGTACAACATACTGATAGTTGTATATGCTAAGGGGAAAATGGTTGATGAGGTAATGCATATATTTACAAAAATGCGGCAGCAAGGATTGAACCCAAATGCTGCGAACTATGGAACAGTAATAAACTTACAGTATTGGCCGAATGGATGA